A part of Thermococcus sp. SY098 genomic DNA contains:
- a CDS encoding NifB/NifX family molybdenum-iron cluster-binding protein, translated as MRKLRIAFGMENEGKLTDGHYGDSEFFLIYEILENGTAKLLEKRSNRAKKMEEHESEHGDLRKFRAIIEQLKDVDVLAAFRMGPNFLRIRDQSNKVAFFTNTRDLNLALQRVIESFEELWKQVEEKKSKHA; from the coding sequence ATGAGGAAGCTTAGGATAGCGTTTGGGATGGAAAATGAGGGAAAGCTGACAGATGGTCACTATGGGGACTCAGAGTTCTTCTTAATATACGAAATCTTAGAAAATGGGACTGCAAAGCTCTTGGAAAAGAGATCAAACAGAGCTAAGAAGATGGAGGAGCATGAGAGTGAGCACGGTGATCTGAGGAAGTTTAGGGCTATCATTGAACAACTAAAGGATGTTGATGTGCTGGCGGCGTTCAGAATGGGCCCTAACTTCTTGAGAATCAGAGACCAGAGCAATAAAGTTGCATTCTTTACGAATACGAGGGATCTAAATTTAGCACTTCAAAGAGTTATTGAAAGCTTTGAAGAGCTTTGGAAGCAAGTTGAAGAGAAGAAGTCAAAGCATGCTTGA
- a CDS encoding radical SAM protein — protein sequence MIAFGPVPSRRLGKSLGINNIPDKVCSYACVYCQIGRTIKMEVERRAFYNPELIFKEAKEKVEKARAKGERVDYITFVPDGEPTLDINLGKEAELLKELGIPLAILTNSSLIWRKDVREDLLKFDFVSLKLDAVSEQLWRKIDRSHKSLKLDEVLDGMLKFRKEFKGKLVTETMLIDGVNYGDEFEKIAEFLKKLEPDIAYIAIPTRPPAERWVKPANEETINRAFQIFAKALGSDRIEYLIGYEGNAFAFTGNVEEDLLSITAVHPMREDAVEDFLKKANAEWSIVEKLLIEGKLIELEYEGRKFYMRKLKSRNL from the coding sequence ATGATAGCATTTGGTCCCGTTCCATCTCGCAGATTGGGAAAAAGCTTAGGCATAAACAACATTCCAGATAAAGTATGCTCATATGCTTGTGTTTACTGCCAAATTGGGAGAACAATTAAGATGGAAGTTGAAAGGAGGGCATTTTATAACCCAGAGCTGATCTTCAAGGAAGCTAAAGAAAAAGTTGAGAAAGCCAGAGCAAAAGGAGAGCGCGTTGATTATATCACATTTGTTCCAGATGGTGAACCGACTTTGGATATTAACCTTGGAAAGGAAGCTGAGCTATTGAAAGAACTTGGAATCCCTTTGGCAATTTTAACGAACTCTTCCCTAATCTGGAGGAAAGATGTTAGGGAGGATTTATTGAAGTTTGATTTTGTCTCTCTAAAGCTTGATGCTGTAAGTGAGCAACTGTGGAGAAAAATTGACAGATCTCATAAAAGCTTAAAGCTCGATGAAGTCCTTGATGGAATGCTCAAATTTAGAAAAGAGTTCAAAGGAAAACTCGTAACAGAGACTATGCTCATCGATGGAGTTAATTATGGAGACGAATTTGAGAAGATTGCTGAGTTTCTGAAGAAGCTTGAACCAGATATAGCTTACATAGCTATTCCAACGAGACCCCCAGCGGAAAGGTGGGTTAAGCCAGCTAATGAGGAGACGATAAACAGAGCGTTTCAGATTTTTGCTAAGGCTTTAGGAAGTGATAGAATAGAGTATCTCATTGGCTATGAGGGAAATGCATTTGCTTTTACGGGAAATGTTGAGGAGGATTTACTGAGCATAACGGCTGTCCACCCGATGAGAGAAGATGCCGTTGAAGACTTTCTTAAAAAGGCCAATGCAGAGTGGAGCATTGTTGAGAAGCTTTTGATAGAAGGAAAGCTTATTGAGCTTGAATATGAAGGCAGAAAGTTTTACATGAGGAAGCTCAAGAGCAGAAATCTTTAA
- a CDS encoding potassium channel family protein, which translates to MTGLSRDVAAFQAQSAFSGTGFTTSESEYVVSHPIRRKIIRILIFLGSAGITSAIATLVLTFIGKSAEEVKQNFVVLLSGLLILYFFVRSKWIDKMMRKVIRRLLNRFFPSLKIYDYNQLLGISRGYSIGQIKVRKSSWLANKTLRELQLDKEGVLVLGIYRKVGEKEVYLGAPSGDTKILPGDLVVLYGPEDVILNLSKRVKGIRGKIEHEEAVEKAKIRAMQEEMELKGE; encoded by the coding sequence ATGACTGGGCTCTCAAGAGATGTTGCGGCTTTTCAGGCTCAGTCTGCTTTTTCTGGAACAGGTTTTACAACGTCTGAGTCGGAATATGTGGTTTCGCATCCAATACGAAGAAAGATAATCAGAATTCTAATTTTTCTGGGCAGTGCAGGAATAACTTCAGCTATAGCTACTCTTGTGTTGACATTCATTGGCAAAAGTGCTGAAGAGGTTAAGCAGAATTTTGTCGTACTTTTGAGCGGTTTACTGATTCTGTACTTTTTTGTGAGATCTAAATGGATAGATAAAATGATGAGAAAGGTGATTCGGAGACTTCTTAATAGATTCTTTCCTTCACTTAAAATCTATGACTACAATCAGCTTCTGGGTATAAGTCGAGGGTACTCAATTGGTCAGATAAAAGTTAGAAAAAGTAGCTGGCTTGCAAATAAAACTTTAAGGGAACTTCAATTGGATAAAGAAGGTGTTCTCGTTCTTGGAATTTACAGAAAAGTAGGAGAAAAAGAGGTTTATCTTGGTGCTCCAAGCGGTGATACAAAGATTCTCCCTGGAGATTTGGTTGTCCTTTATGGACCAGAGGATGTCATATTGAACCTCTCAAAGAGGGTCAAAGGAATCAGGGGTAAGATTGAGCATGAAGAGGCAGTCGAAAAAGCTAAGATTAGGGCAATGCAAGAAGAAATGGAGCTTAAGGGTGAGTAA
- a CDS encoding potassium channel family protein: MCEYVYENGQKCRTKPLKGSNFCSLHIPYEEGELLYGEKIKEIKKKAFLKKIRRGITYFEGVYLYDVRISDLKIEQTIVFKNSKIKTLIVDSSEIGGLTIYGSSIERIIIVKTALKTLMITRSNIFGFNALEVNFSGSIYLKNSEIRYIMMNSFHYTKGEEKPSEEEYGERSKAYGRIELTNLSGVRRIGINSRYPLLRQILEEHGIKVSDISRKHAKAEILAISGVQFDENPRFKRQVRILLRAFNGQLLMENLEIPGHVQVTQSRIKLPEFVHVKILNNIIFRKVRFYSDTTWNLTVLPNLVAELDVEGFMLLEDCQFNNPYIEEIFYRLARTSWERGGDKDKADEYYYKEMVAKRKQRMTAYKRGKRKIFLIEPYVEWLLADLTCKYGTTWKRPIVIWVITVNIIFPILFYITKSVEGSGVPLKSFLDYVYFSIVTATTLGYGDLHPVGIGRVLASGEAIFGMFMWAVLLTVFARKYMR; encoded by the coding sequence ATGTGTGAATATGTATATGAGAATGGTCAGAAGTGCAGGACAAAGCCTCTTAAAGGTTCCAATTTCTGCTCACTACATATTCCTTATGAGGAGGGCGAGCTCTTATACGGGGAGAAAATCAAAGAGATAAAGAAAAAAGCTTTTCTCAAGAAGATAAGAAGGGGGATTACATATTTTGAGGGAGTTTATCTCTATGATGTTCGGATTTCAGACCTTAAAATTGAGCAGACGATAGTCTTTAAGAATTCAAAAATAAAAACCCTCATAGTAGATAGCTCAGAAATTGGAGGGCTCACAATTTATGGATCATCAATCGAGAGAATAATCATAGTTAAAACAGCTTTAAAAACTCTTATGATAACCAGATCAAACATATTCGGGTTTAATGCCCTTGAAGTGAACTTTTCAGGTTCTATTTATCTTAAAAACAGCGAAATCAGGTACATCATGATGAACTCATTTCACTATACCAAAGGTGAGGAGAAGCCAAGTGAAGAAGAATATGGGGAAAGGAGCAAGGCTTACGGCAGGATTGAGCTGACAAATTTAAGTGGTGTGAGAAGGATTGGAATTAATTCGAGATATCCCCTTTTAAGGCAAATTCTTGAGGAGCATGGTATTAAGGTTAGCGATATCTCAAGAAAGCACGCCAAGGCTGAGATACTTGCTATAAGCGGGGTTCAGTTCGATGAAAATCCAAGATTTAAGCGACAGGTCAGGATTTTACTCAGAGCATTCAACGGACAGCTTTTAATGGAAAATCTTGAAATCCCTGGCCATGTTCAGGTAACCCAGAGCAGAATTAAGCTACCGGAGTTTGTGCACGTTAAAATTTTGAATAACATAATTTTTAGGAAGGTTCGCTTCTACAGTGATACCACTTGGAATCTGACTGTTCTGCCAAATCTTGTGGCAGAGCTGGATGTGGAAGGCTTTATGCTTTTGGAAGACTGCCAGTTTAATAATCCTTACATTGAAGAAATCTTTTACAGATTGGCGAGAACCTCATGGGAAAGGGGAGGGGATAAGGACAAAGCAGACGAATACTATTACAAGGAAATGGTTGCGAAAAGGAAACAGCGAATGACTGCGTATAAGAGAGGAAAGAGGAAAATTTTTCTGATCGAACCCTATGTAGAGTGGCTTTTAGCAGACCTTACATGCAAATATGGGACCACTTGGAAGAGGCCAATTGTAATCTGGGTTATCACTGTGAATATAATATTCCCGATACTCTTCTACATTACAAAAAGTGTTGAGGGAAGTGGAGTTCCTTTGAAGTCTTTTTTGGATTATGTGTACTTCAGCATAGTCACTGCAACGACACTTGGTTATGGAGATTTGCATCCGGTTGGAATTGGAAGAGTTCTGGCTTCTGGTGAGGCTATATTTGGAATGTTCATGTGGGCAGTGCTGTTAACAGTTTTCGCCAGGAAGTACATGAGGTGA
- a CDS encoding ATP-NAD kinase family protein: MRVGLIINPIAGMGGKVALKGTDGVVEEAIRRGAEPIALDLVKLFLSELSHYDESKDIEFFTGPKELGEYALRGFNFSYQVLKHREIDYKEIFGVRIPDTTSEDTKTLAKLMADKVDILVFAGGDGTARDVYSAVNRKVPILGIPTGVKMFSGVFASSPEDAAKLLIEFLKGNAQIVEREILDLDEDSYRKDEVRVRLYGTALTPYLETLVQGSKEPTTVDESEELEALAEAIVEELEDGIYFLGAGSTVKTIKDKLGIDGTLLGVDIVEIKDGRVRLLVKDAQEKDLLKFINRNPKIIVTVVGGVNFLFGRGNQQFSSDVLRHIPKENIIVVAAPSKVEKPIRVYTGDKEVDKMLKGYIRVKIGPWRDRIVKVI; the protein is encoded by the coding sequence ATGAGGGTAGGCTTAATAATCAACCCAATAGCTGGAATGGGAGGAAAAGTTGCCCTAAAAGGCACGGATGGAGTTGTTGAGGAAGCGATAAGAAGAGGGGCTGAGCCGATAGCACTAGATTTGGTTAAGCTCTTTTTAAGTGAGCTTTCACATTATGATGAATCTAAGGACATAGAATTCTTCACAGGCCCTAAAGAGCTTGGTGAATACGCCCTCAGAGGATTTAATTTTTCTTATCAAGTCCTTAAGCACAGAGAAATTGATTATAAGGAGATTTTTGGAGTTAGGATTCCTGATACCACGAGTGAAGACACAAAAACCTTAGCAAAGTTGATGGCAGATAAGGTTGATATTTTGGTTTTTGCAGGAGGAGATGGAACTGCGAGGGATGTATATTCGGCAGTTAATAGGAAAGTTCCAATCCTTGGAATTCCAACAGGAGTAAAAATGTTCTCCGGAGTTTTTGCTTCATCTCCAGAAGATGCTGCTAAGCTGTTAATTGAATTCCTTAAAGGAAATGCTCAAATTGTTGAGCGTGAAATTTTAGATTTGGATGAAGATTCATATAGAAAAGATGAAGTAAGAGTAAGGCTTTACGGCACTGCATTAACCCCCTATCTTGAAACCTTAGTTCAAGGCTCCAAAGAGCCAACAACCGTTGATGAAAGTGAAGAGCTCGAAGCTTTGGCTGAAGCTATCGTTGAAGAGCTGGAAGATGGAATTTACTTTCTGGGAGCAGGTTCGACAGTAAAAACGATAAAAGACAAGCTTGGCATTGATGGAACTCTCTTGGGAGTTGACATCGTTGAAATTAAAGACGGGAGGGTTAGGCTTTTAGTCAAAGATGCCCAAGAAAAGGATTTGCTGAAGTTCATTAACAGAAATCCGAAAATAATTGTTACAGTTGTGGGAGGAGTTAATTTCCTCTTTGGAAGGGGCAATCAGCAGTTTTCTTCGGATGTTCTTAGACATATTCCAAAAGAGAACATCATTGTTGTTGCAGCTCCATCAAAAGTTGAAAAGCCGATAAGAGTGTATACGGGTGACAAAGAAGTCGACAAAATGCTTAAGGGTTACATCAGGGTAAAGATAGGCCCGTGGAGAGATAGAATCGTGAAGGTCATTTAG
- the hypD gene encoding hydrogenase formation protein HypD yields the protein MEAFSVFRDKEFAQKITRLIHREAEKIGRVVKIMHVCGTHEDTVTRSGIRSLLPENVKIVSGPGCPVCITPVEDIVKMQEIMRKAYEEGERIILTTFGDMYKIPTPRGSFADLRSEGYDVRIVYSIYDAYKIAKNNPDRLVVHFSPGFETTTAPAAGMLNAVVEEDVENFKIYSVHRLTPPAVEVLVRQGTAFDGLIDPGHVSTIIGVKGWEYITTEYGIPQVIAGFEPVDVLIGILMLLRMIRRGEVKIENEYTRVVKYEGNVEAQKLINKFFKVVDAKWRALGVIPKSGLELKDEYRNLEIRSYYDAEVPKLPDLEKGCLCGVILRGLALPPDCPHFGKTCTPRNPVGPCMVSYEGTCHIFYKYGALF from the coding sequence ATGGAAGCCTTTAGCGTTTTTAGAGACAAAGAATTCGCTCAAAAGATAACAAGGCTCATTCATAGGGAGGCTGAAAAAATAGGAAGGGTAGTTAAAATCATGCACGTCTGCGGAACCCATGAAGATACGGTAACAAGGAGCGGAATCCGCTCACTTTTGCCAGAAAACGTTAAAATCGTCAGCGGGCCTGGCTGTCCTGTCTGCATAACCCCCGTTGAGGATATTGTGAAAATGCAGGAGATAATGAGGAAAGCATATGAAGAAGGGGAGAGAATAATTCTAACGACATTTGGTGACATGTATAAAATCCCCACGCCAAGAGGAAGTTTTGCCGACTTAAGAAGTGAGGGATATGACGTCAGAATAGTCTATTCAATTTATGATGCGTATAAGATTGCCAAAAACAATCCAGACAGGTTGGTTGTTCATTTCTCTCCGGGTTTTGAGACCACAACTGCTCCAGCTGCTGGAATGCTTAATGCAGTCGTCGAAGAAGATGTGGAGAACTTTAAGATTTATTCCGTCCACCGATTAACACCTCCCGCTGTTGAAGTGTTAGTTAGACAAGGTACAGCCTTTGACGGATTAATTGATCCAGGACATGTATCTACAATAATAGGTGTCAAAGGCTGGGAGTACATCACAACAGAGTATGGAATCCCCCAAGTTATTGCTGGCTTTGAACCCGTTGATGTGCTGATAGGAATCTTAATGCTCCTGAGAATGATAAGGAGAGGAGAGGTAAAAATAGAGAACGAATATACAAGAGTCGTAAAATATGAGGGAAATGTTGAGGCTCAGAAGCTGATAAACAAGTTCTTTAAAGTCGTTGATGCAAAATGGAGAGCTTTAGGAGTGATTCCAAAGAGCGGGCTTGAGCTTAAAGACGAATACAGAAACCTGGAGATAAGAAGCTATTATGACGCCGAAGTTCCTAAGCTGCCTGACTTGGAGAAGGGATGCCTTTGCGGAGTTATACTCAGGGGATTGGCACTACCTCCCGACTGTCCTCATTTCGGAAAGACTTGTACTCCAAGGAATCCAGTTGGGCCATGTATGGTTTCATATGAGGGAACATGTCACATCTTCTATAAATATGGCGCCTTGTTCTGA
- a CDS encoding HypC/HybG/HupF family hydrogenase formation chaperone: protein MCLAVPAKVLEIKGKVAIVDFGGVKREARLDLLPNVEVGDYVIVHTGFAIEKLDDKTAKEILQAWEEVLKAMEE, encoded by the coding sequence ATGTGTCTGGCAGTTCCGGCTAAGGTTCTTGAAATCAAAGGGAAAGTTGCAATCGTTGATTTCGGTGGTGTAAAGAGAGAGGCTCGTTTAGATTTGCTCCCAAACGTTGAAGTTGGCGATTATGTGATTGTGCACACGGGCTTTGCAATAGAAAAACTGGATGATAAAACCGCAAAAGAAATTCTGCAAGCATGGGAAGAAGTTCTAAAAGCCATGGAGGAATGA
- a CDS encoding ABC transporter substrate-binding protein yields MKSSKKVLALLVLSVLVFSIFSAGCINQGHQTETTSKVTAKSSPTQSIQEQKPETTTSKAKYPITLTDFAGRTVTIEKPPERVIVLTSYWAEILCILGVQDRIVGIGKYIPYDPYIPEDVKKKPVVGSSFKGLNWETVASLNPDLIIVDWYGGKYKDAETIKKAEELGIPVIALSAKSVEDNIKVVEILGKVFGKEEKAEELASWMKEKLDEVNKITSQIPADKKKNVLLISAPKDIGGPITVYAKGSAWASIVELVGAHNLAFDKNFDTQWPKLDLEKIIAYWGDKADVIIVTSFSQDKLEKAVNDIKNDPRWREIKAVKEGHVYGILAGSKAFLDWGPRIIVGVYQLGGLIYPEYYPEWKPIAKELLETFYGVKYEASISVMDSMGRKVTFEKVPERVVVLSSYWAEVMYCLGVADKIVGIDKYTPYDQFLPESIREKPKVGSTYSGINWETVASLNPELIIMGRWKGSFTSGEQDVIEKSKELGFKVLAFGIPDSNVTGTKMPYENIRIIRVLGKVFDRERKAEELASFLEKYYNKALDIASKIPPDKKKNVLIVYGSSIAGKYATGAISISYKGSAYAETAELIGAHNVAFDYNFSTQYPKLDLEKLIAYFGDKTDVLIVVDWDAERLNEAVEKIKSDPAWQEIKAVKEGNVVGILVSSWRKDAVALYGPRFITGIYAFGHAIYPEYYPDWKPIYKELLKRFYGMEG; encoded by the coding sequence ATGAAGAGTAGCAAAAAAGTTTTGGCTTTGCTTGTGCTGTCAGTTTTAGTTTTTAGCATTTTCAGTGCTGGCTGTATAAATCAGGGTCATCAGACAGAGACAACAAGCAAGGTTACAGCTAAATCTTCTCCCACCCAAAGCATCCAGGAGCAGAAGCCTGAAACAACTACAAGCAAAGCCAAATATCCAATAACGCTTACAGACTTTGCTGGGAGAACCGTAACAATAGAAAAGCCACCTGAGAGAGTTATTGTTCTAACAAGCTACTGGGCTGAAATTTTGTGTATCCTTGGGGTTCAAGATAGGATTGTGGGTATTGGAAAGTACATCCCTTACGATCCATACATTCCAGAAGATGTTAAAAAGAAGCCTGTTGTTGGAAGCAGCTTCAAAGGGTTGAACTGGGAAACTGTTGCAAGCTTGAATCCGGATTTGATAATCGTGGACTGGTATGGGGGCAAATACAAAGACGCTGAGACGATTAAGAAAGCTGAAGAGCTCGGGATACCTGTTATAGCCCTGAGTGCAAAAAGTGTTGAAGATAATATTAAGGTTGTTGAGATTTTAGGAAAAGTTTTCGGAAAAGAAGAGAAGGCTGAAGAACTTGCAAGCTGGATGAAGGAAAAGCTGGATGAAGTTAACAAAATAACCAGTCAGATTCCAGCAGACAAGAAAAAGAACGTTCTTCTTATAAGTGCTCCGAAAGATATAGGTGGTCCAATCACCGTCTATGCAAAGGGAAGCGCATGGGCAAGCATCGTTGAGCTCGTCGGCGCTCACAACTTGGCTTTTGACAAGAATTTTGACACCCAGTGGCCAAAGCTTGACTTGGAGAAGATAATAGCTTACTGGGGAGACAAAGCCGATGTTATAATCGTAACCTCCTTCAGCCAGGATAAGCTTGAGAAAGCAGTTAACGACATTAAAAATGATCCCAGATGGAGGGAGATTAAAGCTGTAAAAGAAGGCCATGTTTATGGCATCTTGGCTGGCTCTAAAGCCTTCTTAGACTGGGGGCCGAGAATAATAGTGGGTGTATATCAGCTGGGCGGATTAATTTACCCCGAGTATTATCCAGAGTGGAAGCCAATAGCAAAAGAGCTGCTTGAGACCTTTTATGGGGTTAAATACGAGGCCTCAATAAGTGTCATGGACTCAATGGGGAGAAAGGTAACCTTCGAGAAAGTTCCAGAGAGGGTAGTTGTCCTGAGCAGTTACTGGGCGGAGGTTATGTACTGCTTGGGAGTTGCAGACAAGATAGTGGGGATTGATAAGTACACACCATATGATCAGTTTTTGCCCGAAAGCATTAGAGAAAAGCCTAAAGTAGGCTCAACGTACAGCGGTATAAACTGGGAGACCGTTGCAAGCCTAAATCCAGAATTGATAATCATGGGGCGATGGAAGGGAAGCTTCACTTCGGGGGAGCAGGATGTTATTGAGAAATCAAAAGAGCTCGGCTTCAAAGTTCTGGCATTTGGGATTCCTGACTCCAATGTGACAGGAACAAAGATGCCCTACGAAAACATCAGGATAATAAGAGTCCTTGGAAAAGTTTTTGACAGAGAGAGAAAAGCCGAAGAGCTTGCAAGCTTCTTGGAGAAGTACTACAACAAAGCTTTGGACATAGCAAGCAAGATACCACCAGATAAGAAGAAAAACGTTTTGATAGTCTATGGCTCATCGATAGCTGGGAAGTATGCTACTGGAGCGATAAGCATATCTTATAAGGGCTCAGCATATGCTGAAACCGCTGAGCTCATTGGAGCGCACAATGTTGCATTCGACTACAACTTCTCAACTCAGTATCCAAAGCTCGACCTGGAGAAGCTCATAGCGTACTTTGGAGATAAGACAGATGTTCTGATAGTGGTTGACTGGGATGCAGAAAGGCTCAATGAAGCTGTGGAAAAGATAAAGAGCGATCCAGCATGGCAGGAAATCAAAGCTGTCAAAGAAGGGAACGTCGTTGGAATATTGGTGAGCTCATGGAGAAAAGACGCTGTAGCGTTATATGGGCCGAGATTCATCACCGGAATCTATGCCTTTGGACACGCAATTTACCCAGAATATTACCCAGACTGGAAGCCGATATACAAAGAGCTCCTCAAGAGGTTCTACGGCATGGAGGGCTGA